From one Catellatospora sp. IY07-71 genomic stretch:
- a CDS encoding hydrogenase maturation protease, whose protein sequence is MSTGGVLPRKVLFAGLGNVFLGDDGFGVAVAQRLAAEPCPAWARLADYGIRGVHLAYDLMAGYDATVLIDVDQRGDAPGTVRLLEISLADRAERRADDGPVLVDPHGMQPQRVLDLLDSCGSAPGRVLLVGCEPAELSERMGLSPPVEAAVEVAAELVRQLWAAGRAAVSGTAPLPAGLLADEPAPSVAEDLVASLADEPVVPLADGPAASLAVAAASLLDDDQAREVRV, encoded by the coding sequence ATGAGCACGGGTGGGGTGCTGCCGCGCAAGGTGCTGTTCGCCGGGCTGGGCAACGTGTTCCTGGGCGACGACGGCTTCGGGGTGGCGGTCGCGCAGCGGCTGGCCGCCGAGCCGTGTCCGGCCTGGGCGCGGCTGGCCGACTACGGCATCCGCGGCGTGCACCTGGCGTACGACCTGATGGCCGGCTACGACGCGACGGTCCTGATCGACGTGGACCAGCGCGGGGACGCGCCGGGCACGGTACGGCTGCTGGAGATCAGCTTGGCCGACCGGGCGGAGCGGCGCGCCGACGACGGGCCGGTGCTGGTGGACCCGCACGGCATGCAGCCGCAGCGGGTGCTGGACCTGCTGGACAGCTGCGGCAGCGCGCCCGGCCGGGTGCTGCTGGTCGGCTGTGAGCCCGCCGAGCTGAGCGAGCGGATGGGCCTGAGCCCGCCGGTCGAGGCGGCGGTGGAGGTGGCCGCGGAGCTGGTGCGGCAACTGTGGGCGGCGGGCCGGGCCGCGGTGTCCGGCACCGCGCCGCTGCCTGCGGGGCTGCTGGCGGACGAACCCGCGCCCTCGGTCGCGGAGGACCTGGTGGCTTCGCTCGCCGACGAGCCGGTGGTCCCGCTCGCGGACGGTCCGGCGGCCTCGCTCGCCGTGGCGGCCGCGTCGCTGCTGGACGACGATCAGGCGAGGGAGGTGAGGGTATGA
- a CDS encoding DUF5994 family protein — protein sequence MNPRVGPPDLMGLVPGSAQRTQRLRLAHSRGDEELLDGGWWPYSLDPAEELPGLVMAVDEIHGPVVGVVLGADGWHPQPVALHVGGRWIGIDYFASQPASLLTALCTGGRRVDLLVVAPQTSWELAAKAMLQAAQAGNRVTAPHIMPGVERAAASPR from the coding sequence ATGAACCCGCGTGTCGGCCCGCCCGACCTGATGGGCCTGGTACCCGGGTCCGCGCAGCGTACGCAGCGGCTGCGCCTGGCGCACAGCCGCGGCGACGAGGAGCTGCTCGATGGCGGATGGTGGCCGTACTCGCTGGATCCCGCGGAGGAACTGCCCGGACTCGTCATGGCCGTCGACGAGATCCATGGACCGGTCGTCGGCGTGGTGCTCGGGGCCGACGGCTGGCATCCCCAGCCGGTGGCGCTGCACGTCGGGGGCCGCTGGATCGGGATCGACTACTTCGCCAGCCAGCCCGCGAGCCTGCTGACCGCGCTCTGTACGGGCGGCCGGCGGGTGGACCTGCTCGTGGTCGCGCCGCAGACCTCGTGGGAGCTCGCCGCCAAGGCGATGCTGCAGGCGGCGCAGGCCGGCAACCGGGTGACCGCCCCGCACATCATGCCCGGCGTGGAACGGGCGGCCGCGTCCCCGCGATGA